Genomic segment of Pseudothermotoga hypogea DSM 11164 = NBRC 106472:
TACTTCGAAAAGATCTCGAGAAGCTCGGGGGAGAATTGTCTTGGCAAAGTTTTTTCATCACCCTCAACGATGATTCTCAGCGCCTCTTCGTGGTTCAAAGCTTTCTTGTACGGTCTGTCGGAGCGAAGGGCGTCGTACACATCCACCAAGCCAACGATCTGCGCTTCTATGGGGATTTCTCCATCTTTCAGACCAAAAGGATAACCCGAACCATCGTACCTTTCGTGGTGGTACAGCACGATGTTCCTTGCAACTTTCAGTTTCTCATCGTCTCCCACCATTTCCGCACCCCAAAGGACGTGTTTCTTCACGATCTCGAATTCCTCGTAGGTCAACCTTCCTGGCTTGTTCAGTATCTCCTTTGGCACTTTGATCTTTCCGATGTCGTGCAGTGGTGCGTAGAGTTCTATCTGCTCAACGAGCTCTCGTGGTAGGTTCAACTTCTCCGCCAAGAACTTCGAAAGTTTTTTCACCCTTTGGACGTGTTCACCCGTCGGCTCGTCGAAGTTCTCAATCACGGCGCTGAGCTTCTCTGAAAGCAAATTGTAAGCGTACCTTATTTCCTCTTCTTCCAATCTCAATCTTTCGTACGCTTCTTCGATCTCTCTCTGCGAAGCTTCGAGTTGATCGTAACTTGCTTTGAGTTCCTGGGTCTGGGAATCTATGATCGTCACCATGTCGGAAAGCTCGCTTGCGAGCATCTTCATTTCGTACGTCGGTTCTTCGATTTCTTCGATCTCGAAACCTCTTCCTGAAAGATAGTTTCTCGCCGCCTCGACGATGTTTTCCATGGGCTGGACCACAGTTTTTTTCAGTGCTTTTCTCAATCTTCGAACTGCGAACAGGTTCACGATGAAAACACTTGACACGACACTCAGAGGAGCTATCAGCGAGATCAAGATTTCGTCAAGCAAAGAATCTTCAACGACCACGTAAGTTCCCGCTATGGAAGGTTTTGCAACGTAGTTCGTGAGACCAACCCTACCAGACGCGATCTTCTCTAATCCAACAAAATTGAGATGGGAAAAGGTCTTCAGTGTTCCCTTCTTTGCCAGGATTTGTCCCATTTCATCGACGATGTAAGAACGATCGATGAGTAAAGCCTCAGCCACGTGGCTCGCAAGCAGATCCAGTGCAAGCACACCGAGCAAGTTTCCATCTTTATCGTACACAGCCTTGGCTAAGGCGATGGTGGGTTCTTTGAGAAAAGCGTGCAAGAAAGGTTTCACTAACACGTGACCTTCAGGATTCTGCGCCGCAGCTTGGTACCACGGTCTTTTTCTCGGATCGTAATCTGGTCCGTAGTCGTATTTTGGATAGGTGAACATCTTGCCGTCAGATCGACCGAACGCTGGGTAGGAAACCAAAGGATGATAATGTTCGTAGATTTGTTGAAGTAAATTCACAACGCGTTCTTCGTTTTCGAAGATTTCGGTTTGTTCGGAAAAGACGTTCAGAAGTTTTCCAAAGGATTCCACCGCGTTCGCCCAGTTTCTTTCCAGTTCAATGATCCGCACGAACTGTTGGTTTTGAACGATGTGGTAGACGAAAAGAAACGTGATAACGAAGAGTACAAAAGATAACAACGCTGCGGACAGAAAAACGATCTTGGTGATGCTCTTTTTCAGATGGGCTTCCAACTTGGGAGGATTCGTTGTTCGATCAAAATCAGATTCTTTATTCTTGAAAGTCTTCATTACCGTCCCCTCTCACTTTACTGACTCGATATTATACATCTCAAAAACGACGAAATGTGCCTGATCATAAATCTTCGTAACATTAAAAAAAGATGAAAAGTTGGACAGACCCGTCCAGATGTGGTATAAATACAAGTGAAAAAGCAGTTGGAGAGGTGGCCGAGTGGACTAAGGCGCACGCCTGGAGAGCGTGTGGTGGTCAAAAGCCACCCGTGGGTTCAAATCCCACCCTCTCCGCCAGGTACCGGGACAAAGGTCCCGGTTTTTCAGTAGTAGGGAGGCGTCACGATGAAAGACGTGCTGGAAAGTGTAAAGAGCGAGGTGGAGAAGATCTTGCTGAGCATGGGTTTGGAACTGTTCGACATCTCGTTCAAAAAAGAACGTGGCCGGTGGGTTCTCAGAATCATCATCGATGATCCGAACGGTTACGTGAGTATAGCTCAATGTGAGAATGTTTCGGTGAAGGTATCGGATTATCTGGATCGGGAAGATCCGATCCCGTACAGCTACGTGCTGGAAGTTTCTTCCCCCGGATTGGACAGACCTCTCAGGGGATTAAACGATTACAAGAGGTTCGTCGGAAAACTTGCAAAGTTTTGGCTCGTGAACGGCCAGGTGCACGTTGGGAGGATCGAGAGCGCGCAAGAGAATCAGATCGTTCTTGATGTGCTCGGCGAAAAGATCACGTTCAGGCCAGAGGACGTGAAACGCAGTCGTCTCGAAATAGAATTTTAGGAGGTGAAACGATATGAACTTGAATCTTCTCGAAGCGCTGGAGCAACTTGAGGAAGAAAAAGGCATCTCGAAAGATGAGATCATGGAGATACTCGAAAAGGCTTTGGTGAGTGCGTACAAGAAAAACTTCGGAACGAGCAAGAACGTCGAAGTGAAGATAGACAGGATGACGGGAGACATTCAGCTCTACCAAGTTTTCGATGTGGTGGAAAACGTGACCGACGAGTTAACGCAGATCAGTTTGGAGGATGCGCGCAAGATCGACCCGCTCGCTGAAATTGGCAAAAAGATTTACAAGAAAATAAGTGTCAAGGAATTCGGAAGAATCGCCGCACAAACTGCCAAGCAGGTGCTCATACAGAGAATCAGAGAGCTCGAAAAGGAAAGACAGTATGAGCACTACTCTGAACTCGCAGGTTCCGTTACAACGTGCGAAGTGATTCGTGTCACGGCCGATTGGGCGGACATCCGAGTGGGAAAGATAGAAACGAGACTCATGAAGAGAGATTGGATTCCCGGTGAAACGATAAAACCAGGCGATCTGATAAAGGTCTACGTTGTGGACGTGCTGAAGGACAGGAAGGGTCCAAAGATCCTGGTGAGCAGGTCCGTTCCAGAGTTTGTGATTGGTCTTTTCAAACTCGAGGTGCCGGAAGTGGAGAACGGGATCGTGCAGGTAAAAGCAATAGCTCGGGAACCGGGTGTCAGGACGAAGATCGGTGTGATCTCGACAAACCCGCAGGTTGATCCCGTCGGCGCGTGCATAGGCGAAGGTGGTAGCAGGATCTCTTCGATCTTGAAGGAACTCAGAGGCGAGAAAGTGGACGTGTTCAAATGGGTCGATGACCCAAAGCAACTCATAGCGAACGCGCTTGCTCCAGCCTCGGTTGTGAGCGTTGAGATACTGGATGCAGAAAGGAAGGCGGCCAGAGTCTTGGTACCTCCGACGCAGTTGTCTTTGGCTATAGGCAAGGGTGGTCAGAACGCGAGGCTGGCAGTGAAAGTGACAGGTTGGAAGATAGACATAAAGCCTGTCATGAACGTGTGAAGGGAGGTAAAGCATGCTCTACGAATCGCTCAGAAAAGAATTGAGATCGCGTAAGTACAGAATGACTGCCCAGAGGGAGATCGTGTTGAAAGTCTTTGCGGAGTCCGGCGAGAGACATCTCGGTGCGGAGGATGTCTACAGAAAGCTTCTGGAAAAGAGGTACAGGATAAGCAAGGCGACAGTGTACAGGACCGTGGAACTGTTGAGCAAGCTCGGCTTTCTGAGAAGACTCGAGTTCGGTGAGGGGGTCTATCGATACGAGCTGGCGACACCGGATGCGGAGACGGTCCATCAGCACGTGATATGCAGAAACTGTGGTGAGCTTCTGGAAATAGACGAACAACTTGTCAAACAGCTGGTCAAGAACGTGGAGAAGCAAACAGGATACGTTGTGACGGACTACGATGTGAAGTTCTTCGGGCTGTGTCCGAAATGCCAGAGCAAGAACAAGAGTAAGGCTGACGAAAGCGAGTAAGCCAAAAAGTTTCCACTCAGGTTCAAAAAGTAAGACGACAGATCGATCAACTTTTGCATTGCCCAAGCTAAAGGTGTGGCGCCGCGGATCAGGATGGCTGCAGCGCTTTGAAGATTCATTGCGAAAAGAAACATGCTCAAAACGCTGGCCCAGAGCAATGGTGTTGCAAGCAAAACCGCCGGGACACTGATCAATGGAGCGAGTAGGTTCATCGTTGAAAACAGTGACAGGAATGGTGCCACACCCAAGAAGGCGAAGAGAGAGATCAAAAGGTTCGCAACAATGCCTCTGAAGGTTTTCAGATGTTCCTGCATCCCCACGAGCGTCGCCGCCGCGCAGTAGCTCATGAGAAAAGATGGGGATAGAAGAATAAAAGGTTCGAACAACAAATTCAACGTTGCGACGAAACCGAGCAGGTTCAGCGGTTCGATCGGATAATCGATCAGTTTGAAAAAGTTCCATACGACGAGCATCAGAGCGGCCCTGAGCGCCGAGGGTGAAGGTCCCGTCATGGTTGCGAACACGAGCGTGAACAGTACTGAAAGTGGTCTTCTCACGAAAAGACTGTGGCTGAAGAGAGAGATGAGAACGTCGAACAGCGTATAAACGATACCAACGTGCAACCCGGAGACCGCGAACAGGTGTGCAAGACCGCTCTTTCTCACCTTCTCCGCTTGAGACGCGTCGAAGGAAGGATCTGAAAAGACGAGTGTGGAGAAGAGTTCAGAATAGTCGGGCGCGTTGATTTGAAAGAATTCGATGATCTTTCTCTTGAACTCGACGAGTTTTGAATGAACTTTCTCAAAGCCTCTGTTTCCAAACTCTGTTCCCACACCGAAGGTTGGCTTCATGGTTAGAGGTGGGTATGCAAAATGAAACTCGATTTTCCCGACAGCGTAGGAGGACTCACCTGCGTGAACCTCTTTGCTGTAAAGTTTGAGATTGTGAAGAAGGCCTTTCCATTCACCGTTTGAGAAGATTTTAACGTTAGTTGCGATCACGTAGCTCGATCTTTCGATCTTCGCATACCCCACGACTTCGTGAGTACCGCTGATTCTGTGAACCGTGGCGAGAAAGCTTCCGAGAAAGAGAAATATCGCGAAAAACGTTAGAGATTTCTTTCTGAACAGCAGGAGTAACAATGCCAATGCAGTTAAAGGAAAGGCTGGGGAAAGGATCACCCCAGCCGAGAGAGCACAAAAGACTGTGAGCCAGAAGTATTTCATGCACCGAACTTTTCAAGCCTCAGAGCGTGTGCGAGTGCCAATCCCATCACATCCACGGCGTAGATGGTTCCCAGAGTTCCCCTCGCACACTCGAACTCGTCGAAGGCCTTGCTCAAGCCTTTTCTCGCGTACTTCGAGTGGATCATCAGAGGAACAGGATGCCAGCTGTGCGCCTTCAGGGCAGTTGGTGTTGAGTGATCACCCGTGACGATGAGCACGTCGGGCTGAAGATCGAGAAGGATCGGCAAGGCCTCGTCGACTTCCTCTATAACGTGCACCTTGGCTTCGAAGTTACCGTCTTCTCCGTAGGAATCGGTTTTCTTCACGTGCACGTAAAAGAAATCGTAATCGTTCCATGCGCGCTTCACGGTTTCAAACTCTTCCTTGATGGTGTCGCCCGTCTGAACGATCTCCATTCCAACAAGCCTCGCTATGCCTCTGTACATGGGATAGGTCGCTATCGCCGCGGCTTTGAGTTTGTACACCGCCGGGAACTGCGGAAGATTTGGATACTTTGAAAATCCTCTCATGAGGGCACAGTTCATTTTTGGTTCGTCCGACAGTACCCTTTTTATTTCGTCGAGAAGTTTGTTCACGATGCGCGCCGTTCTTTCCGCCTCGGGCGCCAGAGCCTGTGTGTAAACGAAAGGTTTGCCCTCCTTCTGTGGGTCGGCATCGGACAGTCTGTCGTCCAAATCTTCACCCGTGAGTTTCACCACGAACCTGTGTTCTTTGCCGGCGTAGAACGAGACCTTCACGTCTTCGATCGACTGAATCGCCTTAGAAAGTTTTTCGACGACCTTCGAGCTTTCCTCAGTGGAAGGTCTGCCAGCCCTACGATCGAGAACGATGTTGTTTTGAATGGTCGCGAAGTTGGCCCTTGCGACGACGTCTTTTTCACCCACGTCGACGTCCGAACCGAGCGCTTCGAGTATGCCACGACCGATCTGGTACTTCACAGGATCGTAGCCGAACAGCGCCAAATGTCCAGGACCGCTACCTGGTGTGACACCGTGCATCACAGGAATCGTTTGACCGAGGTCGGACTCCCTCGCGACGCGATCCAGATTGGGTTTCCTGGCAGCCTGAAGCGGAGTCTTGTCTTTCTCACCCGGCACGTCTCCGACCCCATCCATCAACAGCAGAACGATCTTGGTGCTCGCAGTTTGAACAAGTTCGCTCAGGATCTGTTGTCTGTCGTACATCCCATCACCTCCAGAACGTTCTTGCAGAGACATTTCAGGTTTTCATCCCTCATTGTGTTCACTTCCTCCAGGGTTGGATTCACAGAAAGCACTTTGAGCAGCGCTAAGAACAGTTCGCTGGCCGACGTGAAAGTTTTGCTCTCGATCTCATCCAGAGAAAAGGTTTCATCGTCTGTGTGCGAAACCTTTCTCGCGAACTCCCAGTGGTATTCTTGAAGATCGAAGACAGTATCGTTGACGTAGGATTCCAGATCGAACCCCCCATGAACTTTCACGTGCATTAAAAGTCGGATCAAGGCTATCGCGACGGCCAGCATGGTACCGCTTGAGCAGAACGCGACGACGGTTTTGGTGACGTTCTTTTCCATTTGAATGGGATCTTCGCTGCTCGATACGGCTACGGCCAGCAGGAACTTCATCCAACTGGCATCGTCGATCTGTTCGTCCTGCATGGGTAGGAAACCTTCTCTCACCAAGTTCGTCCTCTCGTTCTGCGGTAACACGAAGCTGAGTCTCTGAAGGTCCAGTTCACCTCGAACGATGCATTTTTTGATCTTGAAGACCAGTTCTTCGACACATCGTGAAGCTACCAGCGGACCTGTCCAGGACTTCAGATAGTCTATGAGTTCGAGCGCCCTGCTTTGAAACTGCTCGGGCACCTTCTCGAGCAATTTGATTCCCTCTCGCTCGTTCACGAACAGTGTGAGCAGTGCTTTGTTGTAAACGATAAAAGGCTCGTTACTCAACTCGCTTGCTTTGTCCATCTGAACCTTCGCTTCTTCGTAAAAGCCAAGCCTTCGAAGACACAATGCGTACTCGTTTAGCAGTACGGGATCTTCGTGGTTCTTCTCAAGCAGTTTTCTGAAAATTTGTAACGCCTCGAAATGCTTTCCAAGCCGTGAAAGTGTGTAAGTCAAATTGAGCGCGCTTTCGAAATCTTCGCTGTTCAACTCCAGTGCCCTCTTAAACGCCCTCTCGGCCCTGTCGTATTTCTGCAACATGTTGCACGCCACACCCAGCCGAGCGTGGGCAAGATGAAAGTTTGGATCTCGCTGTGCGGCAACCTGGTAAAAGTCGCAGGCGATCCTCACCTCACCCATCTCTAAGTAGCAATCTCCGATTCGAACCACGGGAAGAAGAAATTCTTGATCGAGCTCGAAGGCCTTCTGGTACTCCTCTATGGCGTCTTCGAACTCTTTTTTTGCACGCAGGATATTGCCGAGCTCGTAGTGGGCCAATGAAAAGTTCGGATTCCTCGAAATACAAGATCTGAGACAGATCTCGGCCAACTCGTATTCTTGTTTCTTCACGTAGATGAGACCTTTGAAGAAATCGTAGCGATAATCTTTCTCTAACTTGCCGGCCCTTTCGACGTAGTCGTTTGCCGTCTCGAGATCGTCCACGTTCAGAGCCGACTTCACTTTTTCGTAATAGAAATATATCAGGTACGATTGATAGTACGGATCCTTTGAGATCGAATATTCCGCCTCGAGCCCCCGGACGATCACGTCCAGTGGAATTCTGTCTTGATCTGCTATCAAGGCCAGATCTTCGGCGAGAACCGGTAGCTTTAGAGGAAGATTCAACTGTTTTGCCTTCTCAGCTTTGAGCGGAAGATACACTATCGCCTTTATCTTGATCCACCTCCTGTGGAGTTTCGAAACTGATTCTTCCAAATTTTCCCTGTGCGATCCAGTTGAAGAAGTTCACGCGCGCCCTGTCCAGATCCGGTACGCCACCTTTGGAGAGCATTCTCTTCTCTAATGCGTACTTCTCTAAGAACGCGTTGA
This window contains:
- a CDS encoding ribosome maturation factor encodes the protein MKDVLESVKSEVEKILLSMGLELFDISFKKERGRWVLRIIIDDPNGYVSIAQCENVSVKVSDYLDREDPIPYSYVLEVSSPGLDRPLRGLNDYKRFVGKLAKFWLVNGQVHVGRIESAQENQIVLDVLGEKITFRPEDVKRSRLEIEF
- the nusA gene encoding transcription termination factor NusA, giving the protein MNLNLLEALEQLEEEKGISKDEIMEILEKALVSAYKKNFGTSKNVEVKIDRMTGDIQLYQVFDVVENVTDELTQISLEDARKIDPLAEIGKKIYKKISVKEFGRIAAQTAKQVLIQRIRELEKERQYEHYSELAGSVTTCEVIRVTADWADIRVGKIETRLMKRDWIPGETIKPGDLIKVYVVDVLKDRKGPKILVSRSVPEFVIGLFKLEVPEVENGIVQVKAIAREPGVRTKIGVISTNPQVDPVGACIGEGGSRISSILKELRGEKVDVFKWVDDPKQLIANALAPASVVSVEILDAERKAARVLVPPTQLSLAIGKGGQNARLAVKVTGWKIDIKPVMNV
- a CDS encoding tetratricopeptide repeat protein, which codes for MEESVSKLHRRWIKIKAIVYLPLKAEKAKQLNLPLKLPVLAEDLALIADQDRIPLDVIVRGLEAEYSISKDPYYQSYLIYFYYEKVKSALNVDDLETANDYVERAGKLEKDYRYDFFKGLIYVKKQEYELAEICLRSCISRNPNFSLAHYELGNILRAKKEFEDAIEEYQKAFELDQEFLLPVVRIGDCYLEMGEVRIACDFYQVAAQRDPNFHLAHARLGVACNMLQKYDRAERAFKRALELNSEDFESALNLTYTLSRLGKHFEALQIFRKLLEKNHEDPVLLNEYALCLRRLGFYEEAKVQMDKASELSNEPFIVYNKALLTLFVNEREGIKLLEKVPEQFQSRALELIDYLKSWTGPLVASRCVEELVFKIKKCIVRGELDLQRLSFVLPQNERTNLVREGFLPMQDEQIDDASWMKFLLAVAVSSSEDPIQMEKNVTKTVVAFCSSGTMLAVAIALIRLLMHVKVHGGFDLESYVNDTVFDLQEYHWEFARKVSHTDDETFSLDEIESKTFTSASELFLALLKVLSVNPTLEEVNTMRDENLKCLCKNVLEVMGCTTDNRS
- a CDS encoding HD domain-containing phosphohydrolase produces the protein MKTFKNKESDFDRTTNPPKLEAHLKKSITKIVFLSAALLSFVLFVITFLFVYHIVQNQQFVRIIELERNWANAVESFGKLLNVFSEQTEIFENEERVVNLLQQIYEHYHPLVSYPAFGRSDGKMFTYPKYDYGPDYDPRKRPWYQAAAQNPEGHVLVKPFLHAFLKEPTIALAKAVYDKDGNLLGVLALDLLASHVAEALLIDRSYIVDEMGQILAKKGTLKTFSHLNFVGLEKIASGRVGLTNYVAKPSIAGTYVVVEDSLLDEILISLIAPLSVVSSVFIVNLFAVRRLRKALKKTVVQPMENIVEAARNYLSGRGFEIEEIEEPTYEMKMLASELSDMVTIIDSQTQELKASYDQLEASQREIEEAYERLRLEEEEIRYAYNLLSEKLSAVIENFDEPTGEHVQRVKKLSKFLAEKLNLPRELVEQIELYAPLHDIGKIKVPKEILNKPGRLTYEEFEIVKKHVLWGAEMVGDDEKLKVARNIVLYHHERYDGSGYPFGLKDGEIPIEAQIVGLVDVYDALRSDRPYKKALNHEEALRIIVEGDEKTLPRQFSPELLEIFSKYSDEIRRLWEEL
- a CDS encoding ComEC/Rec2 family competence protein, with product MKYFWLTVFCALSAGVILSPAFPLTALALLLLLFRKKSLTFFAIFLFLGSFLATVHRISGTHEVVGYAKIERSSYVIATNVKIFSNGEWKGLLHNLKLYSKEVHAGESSYAVGKIEFHFAYPPLTMKPTFGVGTEFGNRGFEKVHSKLVEFKRKIIEFFQINAPDYSELFSTLVFSDPSFDASQAEKVRKSGLAHLFAVSGLHVGIVYTLFDVLISLFSHSLFVRRPLSVLFTLVFATMTGPSPSALRAALMLVVWNFFKLIDYPIEPLNLLGFVATLNLLFEPFILLSPSFLMSYCAAATLVGMQEHLKTFRGIVANLLISLFAFLGVAPFLSLFSTMNLLAPLISVPAVLLATPLLWASVLSMFLFAMNLQSAAAILIRGATPLAWAMQKLIDLSSYFLNLSGNFLAYSLSSALLLFLLWHFGHSPKNFTS
- a CDS encoding 2,3-bisphosphoglycerate-independent phosphoglycerate mutase, translated to MYDRQQILSELVQTASTKIVLLLMDGVGDVPGEKDKTPLQAARKPNLDRVARESDLGQTIPVMHGVTPGSGPGHLALFGYDPVKYQIGRGILEALGSDVDVGEKDVVARANFATIQNNIVLDRRAGRPSTEESSKVVEKLSKAIQSIEDVKVSFYAGKEHRFVVKLTGEDLDDRLSDADPQKEGKPFVYTQALAPEAERTARIVNKLLDEIKRVLSDEPKMNCALMRGFSKYPNLPQFPAVYKLKAAAIATYPMYRGIARLVGMEIVQTGDTIKEEFETVKRAWNDYDFFYVHVKKTDSYGEDGNFEAKVHVIEEVDEALPILLDLQPDVLIVTGDHSTPTALKAHSWHPVPLMIHSKYARKGLSKAFDEFECARGTLGTIYAVDVMGLALAHALRLEKFGA
- a CDS encoding Fur family transcriptional regulator gives rise to the protein MLYESLRKELRSRKYRMTAQREIVLKVFAESGERHLGAEDVYRKLLEKRYRISKATVYRTVELLSKLGFLRRLEFGEGVYRYELATPDAETVHQHVICRNCGELLEIDEQLVKQLVKNVEKQTGYVVTDYDVKFFGLCPKCQSKNKSKADESE